ACAACCGCTTCACCATCGTGAACAGCGGCGTCCCGAACAGCTCATGTGGCCCTTCCTGGCTGCGCCGGAAGCCATGGCCTTCATAGAGGCGAATCGCTCGGTCGAGGAATGGTGTTGTGCACAAGAAAAGCTCGCGGTGCCCGTGTTCCTGCGCCCACTGCTCGACGAGCTCCAAGAGCCGCCGCCCGATCGCGTGACCCCTCGCCGCCGGCAGGATAGCCATGCTGCGCACGTACACCCGGCCCGACTTTAAGACCGCACTCACCGTTCCCACGATGGCGCCTTCGCCGACCGCCACCCAGATCGGTCCTTCGTCAAACCGCCGCTCGATCTCGGCTGCCGGCGGCGTCGTGGCGGCGAATCCCTCCGGCGTGTAGATAGGCTTGTATTCCAGGAAGCTCTCGTACAGGATGGCTGCAATTGCCGCCGCTTCCGTTGGGGCAGCGGTGCGTATGCGAATCTTGGAGTCGGCGGAAAGCACTCGTGCGCCTCAGTTCATGAGTGTTCACGTCCGGCAGGTCGAGCACAAACGCCATCTCGCGGATGGACTCTGTTTCCGCGATCTGAGCCGTTTCTGCGTTGAAGGAGAAGGTCAGGCCGAGTACACGCGGCCCTTGTTGATGCGGTAGTTGAGTGCGGCGGCCACCTGGTCTACGTCCGTCGGGGCGATGTTGCACTCCAGGCGCTCATCGAGGAAGGTGGGACGGTTGCGCCCGGTGGCGTCGCGGCGCACCTGCACTAGCAGGCCCTGCACGATGTTGGGATCGAACTTCTGCGGCGAGAGGCGCACGATCTCGCTGATGGCCTCACCCACCGAGAGCGGCTGCCGGTAGGGTCGCGGGCTGGTCATGGCGTCGAAGGTGTCGGCCACGCCGGTGATGCGCACCGGCACCACCACGTCGTCGTTGCGCAGGCGATCGGGATACCCCGAGCCGTCCGAGCGCTCGTGGTGCCAGCGCACCACGTCCGCGATCTTGGGCCACGGGAACTCCACC
Above is a genomic segment from Terriglobales bacterium containing:
- a CDS encoding GNAT family N-acetyltransferase; this encodes MLSADSKIRIRTAAPTEAAAIAAILYESFLEYKPIYTPEGFAATTPPAAEIERRFDEGPIWVAVGEGAIVGTVSAVLKSGRVYVRSMAILPAARGHAIGRRLLELVEQWAQEHGHRELFLCTTPFLDRAIRLYEGHGFRRSQEGPHELFGTPLFTMVKRL